One window of Triticum dicoccoides isolate Atlit2015 ecotype Zavitan chromosome 5A, WEW_v2.0, whole genome shotgun sequence genomic DNA carries:
- the LOC119304171 gene encoding probable low-specificity L-threonine aldolase 2, protein MATKVVDLRSDTVTKPSEAMRAAMAAADVDDDVLGADPTACRFEAEMARIMGKEAALFVPSGTMANLISVLAHCDARGSEVILGHDSHIHVYEHGGISTLGGVHPRTVPNNPDGTMDVDRIVAAIRSTDGALYYPTTRLICLENTHGNSGGKCLTVEYTDKVGEVAKAHGLKLHIDGARIFNASVALGVPVDRLVRAADSVSICLSKGIGAPVGSVIVGTKAFIHKAKILRKTLGGGMRQVGVLCAAAEVGVRDTVGKLADDHRKAKVLADGLKKIKQFTVDLSSVETNMVFFDMADPRISPAKLCQALKQRNVLAMPTSSKSVRFVVHYQISDSDIQYTLKCIEEAVEEILACDAKSERCSTNGTS, encoded by the exons ATGGCGACCAAGGTGGTGGACCTGCGCTCAGACACGGTGACCAAGCCGTCGGAGGCCATGCGGGCCGCCATGGCCGCGGCGGACGTGGACGACGACGTGCTGGGCGCCGACCCGACGGCCTGCCGCTTCGAGGCGGAGATGGCGCGGATCATGGGCAAGGAGGCCGCGCTGTTCGTCCCCTCGGGCACCATGGCCAACCTCATCTCCGTCCTCGCGCACTGCGACGCCAGGGGCAGCGAGGTCATCCTCGGCCACGACtcccacatccacgtctacgagcacggCGGCATCTCCACCCTCGGCGGCGTCCACCCCCGGACCGTCCCCAACAACCCCGACGGCACCATGGACGTCGACAGGATCGTCGCCGCCATCCGGAGCACGGACGGGGCGCTCTACTACCCCACCACCAGGCTCATCTGCTTGGAGAACACCCATGGAAA TTCGGGTGGGAAGTGTCTGACCGTGGAATACACTGACAAGGTTGGTGAAGTTGCTAAGGCTCATGGCTTGAAGCTTCATATCGACGGAGCTCGTATCTTCAATGCCTCCGTG GCACTTGGAGTTCCCGTTGACAGACTCGTGAGAGCTGCCGATTCAGTTTCG ATATGCCTGTCGAAAGGGATAGGTGCTCCTGTTGGATCAGTTATTGTTGGTACCAAGGCCTTCATACACAAG GCTAAAATTCTTAGGAAGACACTGGGTGGTGGAATGAGGCAGGTAGGAGTCCTTTGTGCTGCTGCCGAAGTCGGTGTTCGCGACACCGTAGGCAAGCTTGCGGATGACCATCGGAAGGCTAAAGTTTTAGCAG ATGGACTGAAGAAAATCAAACAGTTCACAGTTGATTTGAGTTCAGTGGAGACCAATATG GTATTCTTTGATATGGCGGATCCACGCATATCACCTGCCAAACTGTGCCAAGCCCTGAAACAACGCAATGTGCTTGCAATGCCAACAAGCTCCAAGAG CGTCAGATTCGTCGTCCACTACCAAATTTCAGATAGCGACATCCAGTATACTTTAAAATGTATCGAG GAAGCCGTGGAGGAAATCCTGGCCTGCGACGCCAAATCGGAGCGTTGTTCGACCAACGGCACAAGCTAG